The Caproicibacterium lactatifermentans genome contains a region encoding:
- a CDS encoding glycosyltransferase, with protein MAELMQNPIISVIVPVYNVGKYIGQCLNTLTHQTISVPYEVIAVNDGSTDNSLCILEQYAAADSHVRVINQPNAGVSAARTAALKASRGEYLCFVDGDDYVAGNYLEQLYRACTINHADISCCYYYWHIVCNDVLFEYPFHCRGVYNTEDSLNMLLRDVLIQSFLWCKMYRREIFIKSGVRFPKMCFEDLAVLHQIFAQAKQVAIIDEPLYYYNLHGDSTLGSISPQKVTDYIRAIAMIRVALQKSGRFGVFRDSYHHLARKTRNNCYYYVAKMHLLNKDMRGYASDMLFVRRAISLCCKDDFSVAELERHLPRLSRNQRRRREGFAR; from the coding sequence ATGGCCGAATTGATGCAGAACCCAATTATCAGCGTCATTGTTCCGGTATACAACGTCGGCAAATACATTGGGCAGTGTTTAAATACTTTGACACACCAGACCATTTCGGTTCCCTACGAGGTTATCGCCGTAAATGATGGTTCCACCGACAATTCCCTATGCATTCTCGAACAATACGCTGCGGCAGACAGCCATGTGCGCGTCATCAATCAGCCGAACGCGGGCGTTTCCGCCGCCCGCACCGCGGCACTGAAAGCCTCCCGCGGCGAATATCTGTGCTTTGTGGACGGCGACGACTATGTTGCCGGAAATTACTTAGAGCAGCTGTACCGTGCCTGCACCATCAACCACGCGGACATCTCCTGCTGCTATTATTACTGGCACATCGTGTGCAACGATGTCCTTTTTGAATATCCATTCCACTGCCGCGGTGTCTACAACACAGAGGATTCACTGAATATGCTGCTGCGTGACGTATTGATTCAGTCTTTCCTTTGGTGTAAAATGTACCGCCGGGAAATTTTTATAAAATCCGGCGTTCGTTTCCCCAAGATGTGCTTTGAAGACCTCGCCGTACTGCACCAGATTTTTGCACAGGCAAAGCAGGTTGCCATTATTGACGAACCGCTTTATTACTACAATCTGCACGGTGACAGCACCCTCGGCTCTATCAGCCCTCAAAAGGTAACGGACTATATTCGCGCCATTGCCATGATTCGCGTGGCACTGCAAAAAAGCGGCCGGTTCGGGGTTTTCCGTGACAGCTATCACCATCTGGCACGAAAGACACGGAATAACTGCTATTATTATGTCGCAAAAATGCACTTGCTGAACAAAGATATGCGCGGGTACGCTTCGGATATGCTGTTTGTACGGCGCGCTATCAGCCTATGCTGCAAGGACGACTTCAGCGTCGCCGAGCTGGAACGGCACCTGCCCCGGCTCTCCCGAAATCAACGACGCCGTCGGGAAGGTTTTGCCCGCTGA
- a CDS encoding competence/damage-inducible protein A — MEAEIISVGTELLLGQVVNSDTAYVARRLAEMGFDIRFTCVVGDNSDRLAEVLKNALANSDIVVATGGLGPTEDDLTKQTCAAAAGRKLVRDEDTCHRLASYFRGRTCSHSQMNQAMLPEGCTIFPNDHGTAPGCGFTTDEGKVLLMLPGPPRELVPMLQTYALPYLAQWVDGVIASTNIRAFGIGEGSAAEKIDDLVQGANPTAATYALEDEMYVRVTAKAKTKEEVQALCAPLADEVRRRLGDYVYGTDVDSLEVVVVRELQRQGKLLATAESCTGGMLAERITDISGASQVFHMGLVTYSNEVKNLLLGVPADLLAEKGAVCPETAAAMAQGVRRKAHADFGIGITGVAGPKTSEGKPVGYILIALDDGEHTWIRTMDGQGGRKERNYLRHRAASNALDLLRRRLFQMPMDSRGWDRTSEFPSRTAQK, encoded by the coding sequence ATGGAAGCAGAGATTATCAGTGTTGGTACCGAGCTGCTGCTGGGGCAGGTTGTGAATTCTGATACCGCCTATGTGGCACGCCGGCTGGCGGAGATGGGATTTGATATCCGCTTTACCTGCGTTGTGGGGGATAACTCCGACCGTTTGGCGGAAGTCCTGAAAAACGCACTGGCAAACAGCGACATTGTTGTGGCAACCGGCGGCCTTGGACCTACCGAGGATGACTTGACAAAGCAGACCTGTGCGGCTGCGGCCGGCCGGAAGCTGGTACGCGACGAGGATACCTGCCATAGGCTGGCATCCTATTTTCGCGGGCGAACCTGCAGCCACAGCCAGATGAACCAGGCAATGCTGCCGGAAGGCTGTACGATTTTCCCGAACGACCACGGTACAGCACCAGGCTGCGGCTTTACAACAGATGAAGGAAAAGTCCTCTTAATGCTGCCAGGCCCGCCGCGGGAACTGGTTCCCATGCTGCAGACTTACGCACTGCCGTATCTTGCACAGTGGGTGGACGGCGTAATTGCCAGCACCAATATCCGCGCATTTGGCATTGGAGAAGGCAGCGCCGCCGAAAAGATTGATGACCTTGTGCAGGGGGCTAACCCCACAGCAGCCACTTATGCGCTGGAAGACGAGATGTATGTGCGGGTGACCGCCAAGGCAAAGACAAAGGAAGAGGTACAGGCACTGTGTGCGCCGCTGGCAGACGAGGTCCGCCGCCGTTTGGGCGACTATGTTTATGGGACCGATGTTGACAGCTTGGAAGTCGTGGTTGTGCGTGAACTGCAGCGGCAGGGAAAGCTGCTGGCAACGGCGGAAAGCTGTACCGGCGGTATGCTGGCCGAGCGCATTACGGATATTTCCGGTGCTTCTCAGGTGTTTCACATGGGCCTTGTTACCTACTCCAATGAAGTAAAGAATCTATTGCTGGGGGTGCCGGCGGACCTGCTGGCCGAAAAGGGCGCTGTCTGTCCGGAAACGGCTGCCGCCATGGCACAGGGCGTACGCCGCAAAGCACACGCTGATTTTGGCATTGGCATTACCGGTGTAGCCGGTCCCAAGACCAGCGAGGGAAAGCCGGTTGGCTATATCCTCATTGCGCTGGACGATGGCGAACACACATGGATACGCACCATGGACGGCCAGGGCGGCCGTAAAGAGCGCAACTACCTGCGTCACCGGGCAGCCAGCAATGCGCTGGACCTGCTGCGGCGCAGACTGTTCCAGATGCCAATGGACAGCCGTGGCTGGGATCGGACCAGTGAATTTCCATCTCGTACTGCACAAAAATAA
- a CDS encoding NAD(+) synthase — translation MIKLQKTDSAAVPSDGFFRTAAATPVIRVANCEENAQAVYQQIAACAEHNVGAVVFPELALTGYTCGDLFHDCTLQKAAENALAWLLKKTASLPILFAVGVPVLHGASLYNCAAVCCGGRLLGLSAKRFLPNYSEFYEQRWFTPAPQTPLSVSFAGQETTLGSGLLYTCHELPELVIGVEICEDLWVPAPPSIAMAQAGATVIFNASASDEVISKAEYRQDLVRGQSARLYCTYVYADAGEGESTTDLVFAAHNLIAEGGSVLSSSPLFQTGILTADTDLERLLQERRRTTTWQDVPAPAETVIPFSFDYAFDRQHLQRRFPRTPFVPESTKDLAERCDRILSLQANGLKTRLKHTGIRSAVIGISGGLDSTLALLVTVRAFDLLGLPRSGITAISMPGFGTTGRTKSNAEGLSRALGVAFREIPIGAAVHQHFADIGHDEAVQDITYENSQARERTQILMDISNQSGGLVIGTGDLSELALGWATYNGDHMSMYGVNASIPKTLVRHLVRYAAQAFGGEISRILLDVLDTPVSPELLPPKDGKIAQKTEEVVGPYELHDYFLYYMLRFGFSPAKIYRMAADTFAGIYSPSEIFRWLKKFYQRFFHQQFKRSCLPDSPKVGTITLSPRGDWRMPSDASVHLWMKELDKLADTLSL, via the coding sequence ATGATAAAACTGCAAAAAACAGATTCCGCTGCAGTCCCGTCCGACGGCTTTTTCCGTACCGCGGCGGCTACACCAGTCATTCGAGTTGCCAACTGTGAAGAAAACGCGCAGGCAGTCTATCAGCAGATTGCGGCCTGTGCCGAACACAATGTAGGTGCCGTGGTATTTCCGGAGCTTGCGTTGACCGGCTACACCTGCGGTGACCTGTTCCATGACTGTACCCTGCAGAAAGCCGCAGAAAATGCCCTCGCATGGCTGCTGAAAAAAACCGCTTCCCTGCCCATTCTGTTCGCCGTAGGTGTACCGGTTCTGCACGGTGCCTCCCTGTACAACTGCGCGGCTGTGTGCTGCGGCGGCAGACTTTTGGGACTTTCCGCCAAACGCTTTTTGCCGAATTACAGTGAATTCTATGAGCAGCGCTGGTTTACGCCTGCACCGCAGACACCGCTTTCCGTATCTTTTGCCGGCCAGGAAACAACACTTGGCTCCGGTCTGCTGTACACCTGCCATGAACTGCCGGAATTGGTTATCGGTGTGGAGATATGTGAAGACCTATGGGTACCCGCACCGCCGAGCATTGCAATGGCGCAGGCCGGCGCTACGGTCATATTCAATGCTTCAGCCAGTGACGAAGTCATCAGCAAGGCGGAGTACCGGCAGGACTTGGTGCGCGGACAAAGCGCACGCCTGTACTGTACCTATGTATACGCGGACGCCGGTGAGGGAGAATCGACTACGGACCTTGTCTTTGCTGCGCATAATCTGATTGCCGAAGGTGGTTCCGTGCTGTCGTCCTCCCCGCTGTTCCAAACAGGCATTCTCACCGCGGACACCGATTTAGAGCGCCTGCTGCAGGAACGCCGGCGCACCACCACCTGGCAGGACGTTCCCGCGCCGGCTGAAACGGTCATTCCGTTCTCCTTTGATTACGCCTTTGACCGGCAGCACCTGCAGCGGCGCTTCCCACGAACGCCATTTGTTCCAGAAAGCACAAAAGACCTCGCTGAGCGCTGTGACCGTATTCTTTCTTTGCAGGCAAACGGCCTGAAAACGCGCCTGAAGCATACCGGCATTCGGTCCGCTGTTATCGGTATTTCCGGCGGACTGGACTCTACCCTTGCACTGCTGGTAACGGTGCGCGCTTTTGACCTACTGGGTCTGCCGCGCAGCGGCATTACTGCCATTTCCATGCCGGGTTTTGGCACCACCGGCCGCACCAAAAGCAACGCCGAGGGACTTTCCCGTGCGCTGGGCGTTGCCTTCCGTGAAATTCCCATCGGCGCCGCTGTTCATCAGCATTTTGCGGATATTGGCCACGATGAAGCAGTGCAGGACATCACCTACGAAAACAGCCAGGCACGGGAACGCACGCAAATTCTTATGGATATTTCAAATCAGTCCGGTGGATTGGTTATCGGCACCGGTGACCTTTCGGAGCTGGCGCTGGGCTGGGCCACCTATAACGGCGACCATATGAGTATGTACGGCGTAAACGCTTCCATCCCCAAAACGCTGGTGCGCCATCTGGTGCGCTACGCAGCGCAGGCATTCGGCGGTGAAATCAGCCGTATCCTGCTGGACGTACTGGACACACCAGTCAGTCCAGAACTTCTGCCGCCAAAAGACGGTAAAATCGCCCAAAAGACGGAAGAGGTCGTCGGTCCTTATGAACTGCACGACTATTTTCTGTACTATATGCTTCGTTTCGGCTTTTCGCCGGCAAAAATATACCGCATGGCCGCGGACACCTTTGCCGGTATCTATTCGCCGTCTGAAATTTTCCGCTGGCTGAAAAAGTTCTATCAGCGCTTTTTCCATCAGCAGTTCAAGCGCAGCTGCCTGCCGGACAGCCCCAAAGTCGGTACCATTACGCTTTCACCCCGCGGTGACTGGCGTATGCCAAGCGATGCCAGTGTTCACCTATGGATGAAAGAACTGGACAAGCTGGCCGATACCCTTTCCCTATAA
- the thiI gene encoding tRNA uracil 4-sulfurtransferase ThiI, with amino-acid sequence MKEIILIKLGELVLKGLNRRTFEDTLLKNLRHHLEPLGKFDIRSRQSAVTVMPREEVDMDEAMDRVGHVFGIATYVRAGVAPKNMDKIELAAADYLRRELLAAHTFKVEAKRSDKKFPIKSPQICAELGGCLLEHFPNLKVDVHHPDVTVYVEVRDFGAYIHSNPKRGAGGIPVGTGGKAALLISGGIDSPVAAWRMARRGVELTAVHFASPPYTSERAEQKVVDLLTQVSSYAGRIPMYTVPFAHVQEEIRDKCPEDLFTLLMRRFMMRVSQQIAVQNDCLTLITGESLGQVASQTMQAICCTDACVSMPVFRPLIGSDKTEIVDTARKIGTFDISIEPYEDCCTVFTPKHPCTKPHEDKLERAEQLLDVEALVQECIQNASLRVVQPR; translated from the coding sequence ATGAAAGAAATTATTTTAATAAAACTTGGGGAACTGGTGCTGAAAGGCCTGAACCGCCGCACCTTTGAGGATACTCTGCTGAAAAATCTCCGGCATCATTTGGAACCGCTGGGGAAGTTCGACATACGCTCCCGCCAGTCTGCTGTAACCGTCATGCCGCGGGAAGAAGTGGATATGGACGAGGCAATGGACCGTGTGGGTCATGTATTCGGCATTGCCACCTATGTGCGTGCGGGCGTTGCGCCAAAGAATATGGATAAAATAGAGTTGGCCGCCGCAGACTATCTGCGCAGAGAACTGTTGGCTGCGCATACTTTTAAAGTGGAAGCCAAACGTTCCGATAAAAAATTCCCAATCAAATCGCCGCAGATATGCGCCGAACTGGGTGGCTGCCTGTTGGAACATTTTCCAAACCTGAAGGTGGATGTACACCATCCGGACGTGACCGTTTATGTGGAAGTCCGTGACTTTGGTGCCTATATTCACAGCAATCCCAAACGGGGCGCCGGCGGTATTCCAGTGGGAACCGGCGGAAAAGCCGCACTGCTCATCAGCGGCGGCATTGACAGCCCGGTTGCCGCGTGGCGGATGGCCCGCCGCGGCGTGGAGTTGACCGCGGTCCATTTCGCAAGCCCACCGTACACCAGCGAGCGCGCGGAGCAGAAAGTGGTGGACCTATTAACACAGGTCAGCAGCTATGCGGGACGCATTCCTATGTACACGGTGCCCTTTGCCCATGTACAGGAGGAAATCCGCGACAAGTGTCCGGAGGACCTTTTTACACTGCTGATGCGCCGCTTTATGATGCGCGTTTCCCAGCAGATCGCTGTACAGAATGACTGCCTGACGTTGATTACCGGCGAAAGTTTGGGGCAGGTGGCAAGTCAGACCATGCAGGCCATCTGCTGCACAGACGCCTGTGTTTCCATGCCGGTGTTCCGGCCGCTTATCGGTTCCGATAAAACGGAAATTGTTGATACAGCGCGGAAAATTGGCACGTTCGATATTTCCATTGAACCGTATGAGGACTGCTGCACAGTCTTTACGCCGAAGCACCCCTGCACCAAACCGCACGAGGATAAGCTGGAGCGGGCGGAACAGCTGCTGGACGTAGAGGCACTGGTGCAGGAATGTATACAGAATGCGTCGCTGCGTGTGGTGCAGCCGCGGTAA
- a CDS encoding cysteine desulfurase family protein — protein sequence MQQVYLDNSSTTRVCDEAVQVVLNAMMQTYGNPSSLHTLGFAAERARETARDQVAAALSARPEEITFTSGGTESNNLAVFGAAKARCRRGKRIVTTAVEHPSVLLPMQQLEQAGFTVTYLQPDSTGHISPQQLYDAVMPDTILVSLMAVNNEVGSILPIDDARAAIDRAGAPALLHVDAVQAFGKLPLRPGRRGIDLMTVSSHKIHGPKGVGALFIRKGVHIQPRTFGGGQEKNMRPGTEPMPALCGFGAACAALPDVQEERKKIAGLNTYLREQLANMPGVVINSAEDALPYVLNLSAGRVKAQTMLNYLSERGVYVSSGSACSKGAKSHVLTAMQLSPERIDSALRVSFSRYNTKADCDAFLQALQEGLRTLQKA from the coding sequence TTGCAGCAGGTTTATCTGGATAACTCTTCCACAACACGTGTCTGTGACGAAGCGGTGCAGGTGGTCCTGAACGCCATGATGCAGACATACGGCAACCCTTCTTCCCTGCACACGCTGGGTTTTGCGGCCGAGCGTGCGCGGGAAACCGCACGGGATCAGGTGGCAGCGGCGCTTTCCGCCCGTCCGGAGGAGATTACATTTACTTCCGGCGGAACGGAAAGCAATAATCTGGCCGTTTTCGGTGCCGCAAAGGCCCGCTGCCGGCGCGGTAAACGCATTGTCACCACGGCGGTGGAACACCCCAGTGTGCTGCTGCCTATGCAGCAGCTAGAGCAGGCGGGCTTTACGGTTACCTATCTGCAGCCGGACAGCACCGGCCATATTTCCCCTCAGCAACTGTATGATGCGGTTATGCCGGACACCATTCTGGTCAGTCTGATGGCAGTGAACAATGAAGTCGGCAGCATTTTGCCAATAGATGATGCACGTGCTGCCATTGACCGTGCCGGTGCGCCGGCGCTTCTGCACGTAGATGCGGTACAGGCATTCGGCAAACTGCCACTGCGCCCCGGCCGCCGTGGAATAGACCTGATGACCGTCAGCTCCCACAAAATACACGGTCCAAAGGGCGTAGGAGCACTATTTATTCGGAAGGGTGTCCACATTCAACCGCGCACTTTCGGCGGCGGACAGGAAAAGAATATGCGCCCCGGCACCGAGCCGATGCCCGCACTCTGCGGATTTGGCGCGGCCTGTGCAGCGCTGCCGGACGTACAGGAGGAGCGGAAAAAAATTGCCGGTCTAAATACATACCTGCGTGAACAGCTTGCCAATATGCCGGGGGTCGTTATCAACAGTGCGGAGGACGCACTGCCCTATGTGCTGAACCTTTCCGCAGGCAGGGTAAAGGCACAAACCATGCTGAACTACCTTTCGGAGCGCGGCGTGTATGTTTCTTCCGGCTCCGCCTGCTCCAAAGGGGCCAAGAGCCATGTGCTTACGGCTATGCAGCTGTCGCCGGAGCGCATTGATTCCGCACTGCGGGTAAGCTTCAGCCGTTATAATACCAAAGCGGACTGTGACGCCTTCCTGCAGGCACTGCAGGAAGGGCTTCGCACTTTGCAGAAGGCCTGA
- a CDS encoding VanW family protein — MYRYSEDPQSKQKNKKVVLAVVLVAAAAAAAIFILGKTTFRHTVQPTAFTSGNTSSTQPVFGSVTVEGISLKGMTMAQGRSAVLEQMEKKDAARTYTLTHGEKSYTLSGKDLHISYNTNAVLQRAMQAGTASSTTSSASSASSDTEYRLTPTVDQTSLQAKLEDLTKSVNHSAKEPTIRSFDGSGFSFTEGTPGVKVSNSALLKKVLDVIPTSDSATISIPTETVDCTRTIDDLRQHIVKLGSFTTISRNTENGTYNMSKALRAVNGTVVPANGTFSYLGTIGEAGQSQGYKLATALENGQAVQSYGGGICQGSTTIYGAAMRSNCGIVERSPHSSPSSYVPIGQDATVSFPGLDFRFSNPTDYPMYIQSGADGRTMYCTIYGYKSSTWDTIDVSSKLTRGTVETGRYATCTRTFYKNGSAVRTESMPSSYYPPHTTTQTAGSSSSSKKATSSKASSTASSTLSSKPSSASSKTASSSSSSKKPSSSSKAPR, encoded by the coding sequence ATGTACCGATACAGTGAAGACCCACAGTCCAAACAAAAAAACAAAAAAGTTGTCCTTGCCGTCGTTCTGGTTGCAGCAGCGGCGGCTGCTGCCATTTTCATTCTTGGGAAGACTACATTCCGTCACACTGTACAGCCGACCGCTTTCACCTCTGGCAACACCTCTTCCACACAGCCAGTCTTCGGCAGTGTAACGGTGGAAGGCATATCCCTGAAGGGCATGACTATGGCACAGGGGCGCAGCGCTGTGCTGGAACAAATGGAGAAAAAGGACGCGGCCCGTACCTATACTCTGACCCATGGGGAAAAATCCTATACACTGAGCGGCAAGGACCTGCACATTTCTTATAATACCAATGCCGTGCTGCAAAGGGCAATGCAGGCTGGCACTGCATCTTCCACCACATCATCGGCTTCTTCTGCCTCTTCTGACACAGAATATCGTCTGACGCCCACTGTCGACCAAACCAGCCTGCAGGCAAAGCTGGAAGACCTGACAAAGTCCGTAAACCACAGCGCAAAGGAACCAACCATCCGCTCCTTTGACGGCAGCGGCTTTTCCTTTACAGAGGGTACCCCTGGCGTAAAGGTCAGCAACTCTGCCCTGCTGAAAAAAGTGTTGGATGTTATTCCCACCTCTGACTCCGCCACAATCTCCATTCCAACCGAAACAGTGGACTGCACTAGGACTATTGATGATTTGCGGCAGCATATTGTCAAGCTCGGCAGCTTCACAACCATTTCCCGCAACACGGAAAACGGGACCTATAATATGTCCAAAGCACTGCGCGCAGTCAACGGCACTGTTGTTCCCGCAAACGGCACTTTCTCGTATCTCGGCACCATCGGTGAAGCCGGCCAGTCGCAGGGCTACAAGCTGGCAACTGCACTGGAAAACGGGCAGGCCGTTCAGTCCTACGGCGGCGGCATCTGCCAAGGCAGCACAACCATTTACGGCGCTGCCATGCGCTCCAACTGCGGCATTGTGGAACGCAGCCCGCATTCCAGTCCCTCCTCTTATGTGCCCATTGGACAGGACGCCACCGTATCCTTCCCCGGACTGGACTTTCGGTTCAGTAACCCGACAGATTATCCTATGTACATACAAAGCGGTGCGGACGGCCGCACCATGTACTGCACAATTTATGGCTATAAGAGCAGCACATGGGATACGATTGACGTTAGTTCTAAGCTGACACGCGGGACCGTGGAAACCGGACGTTATGCCACCTGCACCCGCACATTCTACAAAAACGGCAGTGCGGTCCGCACCGAATCCATGCCCAGCTCCTATTATCCGCCGCACACCACTACGCAAACCGCCGGCTCTTCCTCTTCGTCGAAAAAGGCCACTTCCAGCAAGGCTTCCTCAACAGCGTCGTCCACTCTTTCGAGTAAGCCGTCATCTGCATCGTCAAAAACGGCGTCTTCTTCCTCATCTTCAAAAAAACCGTCCTCCTCCAGTAAAGCTCCCCGCTGA
- a CDS encoding MGDG synthase family glycosyltransferase, with amino-acid sequence MKILILTAATGGGHRRAAHALQTYITEHSEGNRVVVLDALKEIGPVLDHTCCDGYRLLCRRAPQTFGRLYRATNKPSPMKGMMFQINYQHSGRLAQAIRQVAPDVILSTHPFATEMVSRMKKNGYQVPLLCLMTDYGPHQAWIAPDVDAYVVSNEDMVPEMEEMGVPPEIVFPYGIPVTDNFFRKSDRAALRRSFQLDPDKTTILFMAGSFGVTGIIGIYEDLCHLDMDFQMIVITGKNARLYSEFEKIVPDSGKKTKLVYFTNKVEDYMHASDLLITKPGGLTVSEALASDLPMAVFDAIPGQEEDNAAFLQNHHMAIKLDQHEDTAQQIAGLLEEPRKLKQMRQACVAFDKSKSAQNIFMLMQSLYDRYHSQETGNHQA; translated from the coding sequence ATGAAGATTCTGATTTTAACAGCGGCAACCGGCGGCGGACATCGACGCGCGGCCCATGCTCTGCAGACTTATATCACAGAACACTCTGAGGGAAATCGGGTGGTAGTTCTGGATGCTCTGAAAGAGATTGGCCCAGTGCTGGACCACACCTGCTGTGACGGATACCGCCTTTTGTGCCGACGTGCACCACAGACATTCGGCAGGCTGTACCGTGCAACCAACAAACCTTCCCCTATGAAAGGCATGATGTTCCAGATTAACTACCAGCACAGCGGCCGGCTGGCACAGGCCATTCGGCAGGTAGCACCGGATGTCATTTTAAGTACACACCCCTTTGCAACCGAGATGGTCTCCCGCATGAAGAAAAACGGTTATCAGGTGCCGCTTTTGTGCCTGATGACGGACTATGGCCCACATCAGGCATGGATTGCCCCCGATGTAGACGCCTATGTTGTGAGCAATGAGGATATGGTGCCGGAAATGGAGGAAATGGGCGTTCCGCCGGAAATCGTGTTTCCATACGGCATTCCGGTTACGGACAACTTCTTCCGAAAAAGTGACCGTGCGGCACTGCGCCGCAGCTTTCAGCTGGACCCGGACAAAACGACGATTCTGTTCATGGCAGGTTCTTTCGGCGTAACAGGCATTATCGGCATTTATGAGGATTTGTGTCACTTGGACATGGACTTTCAGATGATTGTCATTACCGGAAAGAACGCGCGGCTTTACAGCGAATTTGAAAAAATCGTACCGGACAGCGGTAAAAAGACGAAGCTGGTCTACTTTACCAACAAAGTAGAAGACTATATGCACGCAAGCGACTTATTGATTACCAAGCCGGGCGGGCTGACGGTCAGTGAAGCATTGGCAAGTGATTTGCCCATGGCGGTATTTGACGCAATTCCCGGGCAGGAGGAGGACAACGCCGCATTCCTGCAAAACCACCACATGGCAATCAAGCTGGACCAGCATGAGGATACAGCTCAGCAGATTGCCGGACTGCTGGAAGAACCGCGGAAGCTGAAACAGATGCGGCAGGCCTGTGTTGCCTTTGACAAAAGCAAATCCGCTCAGAATATCTTTATGCTGATGCAAAGTTTGTATGACCGGTATCATTCACAGGAAACAGGAAATCATCAGGCCTGA